In Parasegetibacter sp. NRK P23, the genomic stretch GAAACTGTTTTCTCCTTCCAGCGACAGCACCTTACCAAATCTGGCATCGTTCACAAATTTCACCTGGGCGCCGGAAATTTTTCCGTGCAGGTTGTTCCGCGACCAGTCTTTTACGTCACCATTAAATACATAACGCGCCACCATACCGGTTTCACCGATGCCATCGAGTATCTGATCTCCGTTTTGCGCATATGTCGAGAACGTGGAAGACAGCAGCAAGGTGCAAAACAAAATGACCGGTAAAAAAACTTTGTACAATTTCATATTTGATCGTTTTCAGAAACGGCCCTTTCAGCGCTATGGCAGGCCAGTGTTAAACACTTCTTTTTTGAATGAACTAAACTAGGAAGAAACCGCCTTGGGCGATAAGTCTATTTTAGCTAACCATCTTACGATATTAACAGATTGAAGCCCTCAAAAGGCCACAACTGTACTTCAGGCGGAATAACATTACTTTTGCAACAACAGCTTAAGGCTCCTATTGAGTTTCAGGAGTTTGCAAACAACTTAAAAATTAGTGTCTGAACAATCACATATTCAACAGGAATGGCTATCGCTGATCGCGAAAGGCGATGAAAAAGCTTTCACTGATTTTTTCGTTCATTATTCCGGTCCGGTGCACGCTTTCATTTACAACCATTCCGGCGACAAAGATCTGGCCGATGATATTCTTCAGGACATATTCACCAAAATCTGGCTGACGAGGGAGAGTCTTGAAGAAGTAAAAAACATTTCCGCATACCTGTTCACGATCGCCAGGCACCACGTTATCAATCTTCTCAAACAAAAAATCCGCGACAGGAAAAGGCACCTGGAATGGCATACTCTGCATACGGACGCTCACCCAGCCGAATCAATGGAAACACTCCTCACGGTAATTGACAAGGCCATTGAACAACTCCCTGAACGTCAACGGAAAACCTGGCTGCTGAGCCGTAGGGAAGGGAAAAAATACACGGAAATAGCAACGGAGTTAGGCGTGTCACGAGAAACCGTAAAAACAAACCTTCAACTGGCCAATGCAGGAATCACAAAATATGTACTGGAACATATAGAACTCGCCGCCGCAATCTTCATTTTAAGAATTTTCTAAAAAACCAACACCGCTTATCCCCCTTTTTTAAACCGGTGTTGTCTATAAGCACATGGAACACGAAAATCCCAGGATAGCACAACTTTATGGTAAATGGATGGACCGGTCTGCTTCAGAACAGGAGATGGAAGAATTGTTTTCCCTGCTGAAGGAAAGCGGCCTGGAAAGCGGACAATACAACCCTCTCCTGAAGGAAAACTGGGACAATACAATGCAGTCTCCTCCTCCTTTTGAGGAGAGGCACCGGAAAATGGTGGAAACCATTCTGGAAAAATACCCGGGCAATACAG encodes the following:
- a CDS encoding RNA polymerase sigma factor, whose amino-acid sequence is MSEQSHIQQEWLSLIAKGDEKAFTDFFVHYSGPVHAFIYNHSGDKDLADDILQDIFTKIWLTRESLEEVKNISAYLFTIARHHVINLLKQKIRDRKRHLEWHTLHTDAHPAESMETLLTVIDKAIEQLPERQRKTWLLSRREGKKYTEIATELGVSRETVKTNLQLANAGITKYVLEHIELAAAIFILRIF